The following are encoded together in the Bos taurus isolate L1 Dominette 01449 registration number 42190680 breed Hereford chromosome 10, ARS-UCD2.0, whole genome shotgun sequence genome:
- the PLEKHO2 gene encoding pleckstrin homology domain-containing family O member 2 isoform X1 → MEEEGVKEGGQKPRSAQTADKAGWIKKSSGGFLGLWKDRYLLLCQAQLLVYENEDEQKCVETVELGSYEKCQDLRALLKRKHRFILLRSPGNKVKVDKSCVLEHVTRDRVRRDQRRRPPTRVHLKEVANAASDGLSRLDLDVPDSGPPVLAPSNDVDAAQPRETPRPPMPPAKPSPAPETSSAGDRMETPVGQSAPAPVPASSEAHPESQEDSETPVVEDSDSEQPPNRILPDKLKVSWENPSPEEAPDSESAELPQVPGAETSEAGPREGGKPPTPPPKILSEKLKASMSGMEASGPAQSPGASEASAPGPAEVSVNGVDDSPEPLQSSQAAGPPGTPPKAATTSTALPPWDLQPQLHPRCSSLGDLLGEGPRRRRQPGEQLHRAQLEVKVASEKTEKLLNKVLGGESASVNAETLLSQAVEQLRQATQVLQEIRDLEEMNREAPGLREKRRELVTLYRRSVP, encoded by the exons ATGGAAGAGGAG GGTGTGAAGGAGGGGGGCCAGAAGCCTCGGAGTGCGCAGACGGCGGACAAGGCTGGCTGGATCAAGAAGAGCAGCGGGGGCTTCCTAGGGCTCTGGAAGGACCGCTACCTGCTCCTCTGCCAGGCCCAGTTGCTGGTCTACGAGAATGAG GATGAGCAGAAGTGTGTGGAGACAGTGGAGCTGGGCAGCTATGAGAAGTGCCAGGACCTTCGTGCCCTCCTCAAGCGGAAGCATCGCTTTATCCTGCTGCGGTCCCCGGGGAACAAG GTCAAGGTGGATAAGAGCTGTGTCCTGGAGCATGTGACACGGGACCGCGTACGTAGGGACCAGCGGCGCCGGCCCCCTACGAGAGTCCACCTGAAGGAG GTAGCCAATGCCGCATCTGATGGGCTTTCACGTCTGGACCTCGATGTTCCGGACAGCGGGCCACCAGTGTTAGCCCCTAGTAACGATGTTGATGCAGCCCAGCCGCGGGAGACACCTCGGCCGCCCATGCCTCCTGCCAAGCCTTCCCCAGCACCTGAGACCAGCAGTGCTGGCGACAGAATGGAGACCCCTGTGGGGCAGAGCGCCCCTGCCCCTGTCCCAGCAAGCTCTGAGGCCCACCCTGAAAGCCAAGAAGACTCGGAGACTCCAGTGGTGGAGGACAGTGACTCTGAGCAGCCCCCCAACAGGATCCTGCCTGACAAGCTGAAGGTGAGCTGGGAGAACCCCAGCCCTGAGGAGGCCCCTGACTCTGAGAGTGCAGAACTGCCCCAGGTGCCGGGTGCTGAGACTTCTGAGGCTGGGCCCAGGGAGGGTGGGAAgccccctacccccccacccaAGATCTTATCGGAGAAACTGAAAGCATCCATGAGTGGCATGGAGGCTTCTGGGCCAGCTCAGAGTCCTGGGGCCTCTGAGGCGTCTGCTCCAGGCCCAGCAGAGGTCTCAGTGAATGGTGTGGATGACAGTCCTGAGCCCCTCCAGTCATCCCAGGCTGCAGGCCCCCCAGGAACTCCCCCAAAGGCTGCAACGACATCCACCGCCCTGCCCCCCTGGGACCTGCAACCTCAGCTCCATCCCCGCTGCTCCTCCCTGGGGGACCTGCTGGGGGAAGGCCCCCGACGTCGGAGGCAGCCTGGGGAGCAGCTGCATAGGGCTCAGCTGGAGGTGAAGGTGGCCtcggaaaagacagagaaactgtTGAACAAGGTGCTGGGCGGTGAGTCCGCCTCCGTGAACGCCGAGACGTTGCTCAGCCAGGCTGTGGAGCAGCTGAGACAGGCCACCCAGGTCCTTCAGGAGATCAGGGATCTGGAAGAGATGAACCGGGAAGCACCTGGGCTCCGGGAGAAGAGGAGGGAGCTGGTGACCCTCTACAGGAGAAGCGTACCCTAG
- the PLEKHO2 gene encoding pleckstrin homology domain-containing family O member 2 (The RefSeq protein has 5 substitutions compared to this genomic sequence), which yields MEEEGVKEGGQRPRSAQTADKAGWIKKSSGGFLGLWKDRYLLLCQAQLLVYENEDEQKCVETVELGSYEKCQDLRALLKRKHRFILLRSPGNKVSDIKFQAPSGEEKESWIKALNEGINRGKNKAFDEVKVDKSCVLEHVTRDRVRRDQRRRPPTRVHLKEVANAASDGLSRLDLDVPDSGPPVLAPSNDVDAAQPRETPRPPMPPAKPSPAPETSSAGDRMETPVGQSAPAPVPASSEAHPGSQEDLETPVVEDSDSEQPPNRILPDKLKVSWENPSPEEAPDSESAEPPQVPGAETSEAGPREGGKPPTPPPKILSEKLKASMSGMEASGPAQSPGASEASAPGPAEVSVNGVDDSPEPLQSSQAAGPPGTPPKAATTSTTLPPWDLQPQLHPRCSSLGDLLGEGPRRRRQPGEQLHRAQLEVKVASEKTEKLLNKVLGGESASVNAETLLSQAVEQLRQATQVLQEIRDLEEMNREAPGLREKRRELVTLYRRSVP from the exons ATGGAAGAGGAG GGTGTGAAGGAGGGGGGCCAGAAGCCTCGGAGTGCGCAGACGGCGGACAAGGCTGGCTGGATCAAGAAGAGCAGCGGGGGCTTCCTAGGGCTCTGGAAGGACCGCTACCTGCTCCTCTGCCAGGCCCAGTTGCTGGTCTACGAGAATGAG GATGAGCAGAAGTGTGTGGAGACAGTGGAGCTGGGCAGCTATGAGAAGTGCCAGGACCTTCGTGCCCTCCTCAAGCGGAAGCATCGCTTTATCCTGCTGCGGTCCCCGGGGAACAAG GTCAGTGACATCAAATTCCAGGCACCCAGTGGGGAGGAGAAGGAATCCTGGATCAAAGCCCTCAACGAAGGAATCAATCGAGGCAAGAACAAGGCTTTCGATGAG GTCAAGGTGGATAAGAGCTGTGTCCTGGAGCATGTGACACGGGACCGCGTACGTAGGGACCAGCGGCGCCGGCCCCCTACGAGAGTCCACCTGAAGGAG GTAGCCAATGCCGCATCTGATGGGCTTTCACGTCTGGACCTCGATGTTCCGGACAGCGGGCCACCAGTGTTAGCCCCTAGTAACGATGTTGATGCAGCCCAGCCGCGGGAGACACCTCGGCCGCCCATGCCTCCTGCCAAGCCTTCCCCAGCACCTGAGACCAGCAGTGCTGGCGACAGAATGGAGACCCCTGTGGGGCAGAGCGCCCCTGCCCCTGTCCCAGCAAGCTCTGAGGCCCACCCTGAAAGCCAAGAAGACTCGGAGACTCCAGTGGTGGAGGACAGTGACTCTGAGCAGCCCCCCAACAGGATCCTGCCTGACAAGCTGAAGGTGAGCTGGGAGAACCCCAGCCCTGAGGAGGCCCCTGACTCTGAGAGTGCAGAACTGCCCCAGGTGCCGGGTGCTGAGACTTCTGAGGCTGGGCCCAGGGAGGGTGGGAAgccccctacccccccacccaAGATCTTATCGGAGAAACTGAAAGCATCCATGAGTGGCATGGAGGCTTCTGGGCCAGCTCAGAGTCCTGGGGCCTCTGAGGCGTCTGCTCCAGGCCCAGCAGAGGTCTCAGTGAATGGTGTGGATGACAGTCCTGAGCCCCTCCAGTCATCCCAGGCTGCAGGCCCCCCAGGAACTCCCCCAAAGGCTGCAACGACATCCACCGCCCTGCCCCCCTGGGACCTGCAACCTCAGCTCCATCCCCGCTGCTCCTCCCTGGGGGACCTGCTGGGGGAAGGCCCCCGACGTCGGAGGCAGCCTGGGGAGCAGCTGCATAGGGCTCAGCTGGAGGTGAAGGTGGCCtcggaaaagacagagaaactgtTGAACAAGGTGCTGGGCGGTGAGTCCGCCTCCGTGAACGCCGAGACGTTGCTCAGCCAGGCTGTGGAGCAGCTGAGACAGGCCACCCAGGTCCTTCAGGAGATCAGGGATCTGGAAGAGATGAACCGGGAAGCACCTGGGCTCCGGGAGAAGAGGAGGGAGCTGGTGACCCTCTACAGGAGAAGCGTACCCTAG